The Arabidopsis thaliana chromosome 5, partial sequence genomic interval AAGAAGAACTTGGCGTAGAAAATGTCTCCCGGAAGAGACCTTGTCCATTGTTTTTTGCCATAGTTGCACATAAAGCCtgcttttggtttcttgatcCCTTTCAATTCATTGATGGCTTCGAAGATCACATTGGTTCCGTCTTTGAGTTCGAAATCGGAGCTGTAGTATTCGCTAGGATGAATCGTTTCGTAATCAGCGTAATGGTTAATCAGAGGGTTGTTCTCCTCGCCGCAGGTGCCTTGTAACACAAGGTATATACACAAGGCTCCAAGAACCAACTTGTTTTCCATTTAACTCTTTTTGAAATTACTTTTAggttttatctattttttcttgttatatatgaaaagttaATGGTTAGAGAACGAAGCCGTTATATGCTCAAATAAAAGGTAGTTAAACGTTTTGTAATAATGGTGTTGTAACATTCTTTATTTGTCATATGTTCGTTGACATAATCGATAAATATAGTAACTTTCTAACCGTAATCAATAATGTTGCTTTCTTAAGTACTTATATGAGAATGCCCTGCTTGACATATGTTCTATAATCGTTTTCTGGTTGAAAAAATCGATCACACATCTCAGCATTGATACCTTAATACTGATCGACAAATTGGATCGCTATCGAATAATAATACAGGACAGATTTTGGGTGGCTTTGTGGTCAAAGTTTTAAGGACAGTACCACTGGAGAACTTGGCTCATCGCCTCATCCAATCATAGTCCGCTTTCTCCCTCGCTGTCTCACTGCATATACCAAAAGAAGACTTTCTAAAGGTTTGAAGAAGAGTTGGTTTTAAAAGAGGAGGTGGAAGAGGAGTGTGATAGAACCTTGTGCGAGCTTGTTAAACGTGGCTGACCATTGCTTTGAGGACTTCCTATACGCCGTCAGTATACGATCCATCTACAATTGACAACAAAATACGCAGtgagacaacaacaacaacaacaacaacagaccCAGCAAAAGTAGTGAAGTTATGATTTGCATCACACTTACCACATTCCCGCATGACGAATGCATTGAGAGTAAGGCTCTTTCAAGTACATATAAATCAACAGCTTTGTCTTCAGGCAAGGTCGATGTGACGCTCAAGCCAAAATCAATTAGTACCTGAGGGAAGACATATCCATGGTCATGAATCATAAGTAACTAATCAAGAGAACTTTATCACAACCTCTGAAGATACTTACCAGCTGATTTGTTCCACTTCTGACTAACATATTTGATGTGGTCAAATCACCATGAGCCAAGCCACCATCATGGAGCTTAGCAATTGCAGCCCCAATCTGAGCAGCAACATCATCTAAACGTTCCTCAACAACCCCATTGGTCCCAAACTCAAGGAAAATATCCTTAACAGAGACCCCCTCAATGTACTCAAGTGTTAAAGAGTGAAGCAGAGTATCCACAGCATATAGGACTGGAGTACAAACCCCGAGCTTTCTTGCCTTTGTCATACACCTAGCTTCCTATATTCAACAAATAAGCACATATAAGATGAAATACTCGATttttacttctctttctcatgaCTTCATCAACGAAACAAGAAAAAGGCGGAGTAAACCAACCGCATTCAAGCGTTTAAGTGTGAGTTTTGCATCCAAAATCGGATGTCTATATTTCTTCGAGAAACGTTCTTTCACGATGGATCTTCTTCCAGCAAATGTAGACTCGAACACCCTCTATAGATAAAACTGAAAAGACTTAATCTTGACagaaaaacatatacacaGATTCGCACAGAGACACTTACAGCTTCTGCTCCTTGTTTAATCAAAACGAGTGATTCATCCCTAACGTTTTCCTCACAATCCATTCTAAATTTCTCAGGATTCTACACAAAACCAACATAAAGAATGAGACTTTAGCAATTGTTTTTGAAGCTCTAGCAATAAGGCCACACAATAATCGCTTCTAGCTTAAGTCTATTCCAACTAAAGATCTCTACTTCAGTTATCAACAACCATTGACCAAAAAATCTGCCTTTCATCATTTAACACAACAAGCTTGCCAAGTTGGTCAAAAATTCTAAATTGCATAAGATTATCGTCGAATTGAACCTGCAAGCTGAGTGGTGACGGAGAGGAGCTCGTATGTGTTCGCCGGAGAATGAGACGAAGAGAGAGATATTCGCGGCGCCTGTTTTCGTtggaaagagagaagcttcTCTTTCGGAAAGGCTCGCGGCTCACCTGTGTTTCACCGCCGGAGGAAGAGAAGCTGCGAAATTTTCGCCTGAGTTTGTCGTCGGCGACTCGTTTGTGAACAATGAAGACGAGGTCGGAACtagggtttttaattttaatttgattccGGTTATCTAGGTGCATACCGGAATCAAAAACCGAAATTATAAGAACATGAACcggtttttgtttggtttatccaaatttgaattgaaaaacagaaacagcaTTGTTTATGATTAGTTCGTTCGGTTTGGAAAATTTCCAAAACCCTATTTGATAcattttgagttattttctaaataatcCTTAAGTCATTCTCAATTTTTACCCAAAttagatagttttttttggatgaatataaaattatcttcatcagaaaaaaaataaaaattacaatgaATGCATCTTAGAGAGTTTAATAATTTGGAGAGACACCAATACCACCAGCACGTACAGTTGCTTCGATAACTCGACAAACAAGTCTGAAACTGGATCTCCTCTATTCGTTAACAATGAGATAGAAGATAGATCCATGAAAACTTGGAAATTTGTACGCAATTTATTTACCAAATGTTGCACTTGATGTAAAAACGTTTTTtcgaataaattttacatgtattaaaaaaagacaaatatgtTGGCTTGTGaattttaatgatttgaaACAATGTCTAATAGTGAAATTCTTTAGCCAAATGCACTTTAgctatatgtctatatatgaAACCAAATCAATTCGTTTACATTTTTGTGAACCGGTATTTATAT includes:
- a CDS encoding uncharacterized protein (unknown protein; FUNCTIONS IN: molecular_function unknown; INVOLVED IN: biological_process unknown; LOCATED IN: endomembrane system; EXPRESSED IN: male gametophyte, pollen tube; EXPRESSED DURING: L mature pollen stage, M germinated pollen stage; BEST Arabidopsis thaliana protein match is: unknown protein (TAIR:AT3G44170.1); Has 1807 Blast hits to 1807 proteins in 277 species: Archae - 0; Bacteria - 0; Metazoa - 736; Fungi - 347; Plants - 385; Viruses - 0; Other Eukaryotes - 339 (source: NCBI BLink).), with product MENKLVLGALCIYLVLQGTCGEENNPLINHYADYETIHPSEYYSSDFELKDGTNVIFEAINELKGIKKPKAGFMCNYGKKQWTRSLPGDIFYAKFFFYSINPNAKVVQHCHFRSNLGYVDAYIKITPALGRTCPGYRCVLAVRREGLLMKDTNELFPWTPWPRRHIQPKLPKITN
- a CDS encoding Protein kinase superfamily protein (Protein kinase superfamily protein; FUNCTIONS IN: protein kinase activity, ATP binding; INVOLVED IN: protein amino acid phosphorylation; LOCATED IN: endomembrane system; EXPRESSED IN: 20 plant structures; EXPRESSED DURING: 11 growth stages; CONTAINS InterPro DOMAIN/s: Protein kinase, catalytic domain (InterPro:IPR000719), Kinase-associated endopeptidase 1, Bud32 (InterPro:IPR022495), Serine/threonine-protein kinase-like domain (InterPro:IPR017442), Protein kinase-like domain (InterPro:IPR011009); Has 30201 Blast hits to 17322 proteins in 780 species: Archae - 12; Bacteria - 1396; Metazoa - 17338; Fungi - 3422; Plants - 5037; Viruses - 0; Other Eukaryotes - 2996 (source: NCBI BLink).); this encodes MTKARKLGVCTPVLYAVDTLLHSLTLEYIEGVSVKDIFLEFGTNGVVEERLDDVAAQIGAAIAKLHDGGLAHGDLTTSNMLVRSGTNQLVLIDFGLSVTSTLPEDKAVDLYVLERALLSMHSSCGNVMDRILTAYRKSSKQWSATFNKLAQVRQRGRKRTMIG
- a CDS encoding Protein kinase superfamily protein (Protein kinase superfamily protein; FUNCTIONS IN: protein kinase activity, ATP binding; INVOLVED IN: protein amino acid phosphorylation; EXPRESSED IN: 20 plant structures; EXPRESSED DURING: 11 growth stages; CONTAINS InterPro DOMAIN/s: Protein kinase, catalytic domain (InterPro:IPR000719), Kinase-associated endopeptidase 1, Bud32 (InterPro:IPR022495), Serine/threonine-protein kinase-like domain (InterPro:IPR017442), Protein kinase-like domain (InterPro:IPR011009); BEST Arabidopsis thaliana protein match is: unknown protein (TAIR:AT1G08120.1); Has 30201 Blast hits to 17322 proteins in 780 species: Archae - 12; Bacteria - 1396; Metazoa - 17338; Fungi - 3422; Plants - 5037; Viruses - 0; Other Eukaryotes - 2996 (source: NCBI BLink).), whose translation is MDCEENVRDESLVLIKQGAEARVFESTFAGRRSIVKERFSKKYRHPILDAKLTLKRLNAEARCMTKARKLGVCTPVLYAVDTLLHSLTLEYIEGVSVKDIFLEFGTNGVVEERLDDVAAQIGAAIAKLHDGGLAHGDLTTSNMLVRSGTNQLVLIDFGLSVTSTLPEDKAVDLYVLERALLSMHSSCGNVMDRILTAYRKSSKQWSATFNKLAQVRQRGRKRTMIG